CTCGCACGACATGTTCTCGGCGTTTGAGGCTGTGTTTCCGGCAGGAACCGTGACTGGGGCACCAAAGGTTCGGGCAATGGAGATAATCAACGAGCTGGAGCCGGACATACGGCAACAGTATGCTGGAGCCGTAGGATACTTTTCAAACAACGGGTGCTGCGATTTCGCAATAGCAATTAGAAGCATATTCATCGACGGAGAGAACGGATTCATACAGAGCGGGGCTGGAATCGTAACTGATTCCACGCCGCAGGGCGAGTTCAAGGAAACCGAGCACAAGGCAGGGGCGATGATTGCGGCATTACGGGAGGCAGCAAAATGAAATTTCTGATAATAGACAACTATGACTCCTTTGTGTACAACATAGCACAGATTCTAGGAGAAATCGGAGTAGAGTCAGAGGTGATACGGAACGACAAGATAACGCTGGACCAGATAGTAAAAAACAAGTACGATGCAATCATAATCTCCCCTGGACCTGGCACGCCAGAGGACAAGAAATACTTTGGAGTCTGCTCTGATGTGATAACAAAATTGGGTCCTACGACGCCGATTCTTGGAGTATGCCTTGGCCACCAGGGGATAATCCACGCATTTGGAGGAAAGGTAGTCAACGCAGGAAACGTCAGGCACGGAAAGACCAGCCCGATTAAGCATTTTGACGACTCTATTTTTGCAGGGGTGAAAAACCCGTTCAGGGCAACAAGATACCACTCGCTTGTAGGCGACAAGACCATAATACCTGACGTGCTAAAGGTCACGGCGTTTGCAGAGGACGACGGCGAGGTGATGGGAGTGTCGCATAAAAAATATCTAATCGAGGGAGTTCAGTTCCACCCAGAATCAATACTTACCACTGAAGGAAAGAAGATCTTGGAAAACTTTGTCAAGCGGATAAAGAAATGATCTCAGAACTGATAGCCAAGGTCCAAGGCGGACAGGATCTGCACCATGACGAGATGAGTCACGCAATGGACTACCTGTTGTCCGATGGCGTCTCCGACAAGGAAAAGGCGGAATTTCTGAGATTTCTTGCAAAAAAGGGCGAGACAAACGACGAGCTGTACGCGATGCTTGAAAAGATGGATGGTCTTGGAGTGCACATATCTCCAAGATGCGCAGGAACTCTAATTGACGTGTGCGGAACAGGAGGAGACAGGCTGTCCACGTTTAACATATCGACTACGGCATCGTTTGTAATAGCGGCGTCTGGCGGATACGTCGCAAAGCATGGAAACCGCTCCGTATCCGGAGTCTCCGGAAGCGCAGACATCTTTGAGTATTTCGGGTACGACCTGAGCGCATCTCCGGAAAGAGTGACGCAGATTCTGGAGGAAAATAGGATCGCGTTTTTGTTTGCCCAAAAGTTCCATCCTGCAATGAAGCACGTTGCTGCCGCAAGAAGGCTGCTTGGGACAAGAACTGCGTTCAATTTGCTCGGCCCGCTGTGCAACCCTGCAGGCGTAAAAAACCAGCTAATTGGAGTATTCTCAGACGACCTGCTTCAACGAGTCGTGATGATTCTAAAAAGACACGGCGCTCAGAACATTATGACTGTACGCTCAGAGGACGGATTGGACGAGCTGTCCACCAGCTCAAAAAACAAGATCTGCCTGCTAAAAGACGGCAAGATCGAGACTAGGACAATCAACCCACATGAATACGGCCTGCATGATGCAAGCATCAGGGATCTTCAGGTCTCGTCAAAACAAGACGCAATCAAAGCTTTTTTATCCGTACTTGATGGAACCGCAAATCGTTCCATGAAGGAGATAACCATCCTCAATTCCGCAGCAGGCCTCATTGTCGCAAACATCGCAGACGATTTCGGAGATGGAATAGAGATGTCAAGACAGGCGCTGGAAAGCGGTACTGCCTACTCGTTTTTCTCAAAATTTGTGGCAAATTGCGGCAACCCGCAAAAGATAGCGGAGGCGAAGACACCATAGAACAAATACTAAAGAAACTGGTGGCAAACTCGCAAAAGGCAATATCAGAAGGAACGTACGAGATATCTGAATCTCTTGAAAAATCACCGTTCGACCTAATAGACTCAATTCGCGCAAACAGGCACGCGTCACTGATAACCGAGGTAAAGTTCTCGTCTCCGTCGCTTGGCAACATACGTGACGTCTCAGACCCGGTAAAGATAGCCCAATCAATGGTAAATGGTGGAGCGCTTGCACTGTCTGTCCTCACTCAGCCGCACCTGTTCAACGGCTCGCCAAAGTATTTTATGGAGATTAGAAAACAACTCAAAGTTCCAATGCTGATGAAGGATATAGTAATCGACAAGGTGCAGATTGATGCGGCACGAAAGATTGGGGCAGACTACATGCTGCTCATCCAGTCGCTGTTTGACTCAGGGGAACTGTCTGAGATTGACGAGTTTGTCGATTACGGCCACAAAAACGGCCTCAAGGTGTTAGTCGAGTCCCACACAAAAGAAGAGTTTCAAAATTCGCTAAAGACTGAGGCAGACATGATAGGAATCAACAATCGCAATTTGGACACGCTTGAAATCGACATAAACACGACAAAAAAGCTACTAGATGGTCACAAAAAGGACAGGGTGATAGTGTCCGAGAGCGGAATAGAGTCGCCAAACGACATACTGTTTTTGAAGGGATGCGGGGCAGATGCGTTTCTAATCGGATCAAGCATCATGAAGAGCTCAGACATTGAGCAAAACGTAAGGAGCCTGGTGCACGCATTTTGAAGATAAGATTCCCAAGGGACGGAAGATTCGGCGAGTTTGGCGGAAAATACATTCCAGAGACACTCGTTCCTGCAATCGAGGAGCTAGAGGCAAGCTATCTGAAATACAAAAACGATGCGGCATTCAAAAAAGAGCTAAACTACTACCTCACAGAATATGCCGGAAGGCCCACGCCGTTATACTATGCAAAGAACCTATCTGAAAAGATAGGCGGCGCAAAAATATACCTAAAAAGAGAGGATCTGCTTCACGGCGGAGCCCACAAGATAAACAACACACTTGGGCAGGCACTGCTTGCAAAGCGCATGAAGAAGACTAGGATAATAGCAGAAACTGGCGCAGGACAGCACGGCGTTGCAACTGCCATGGCGTGTGCGGCACTTGGACTAAAGGCCGAGGTGTACATGGGATACAAGGACACCATTCGACAAAAGCTCAACGTCTTTAGGATGAACCTTCTTGGATGCGAGGTTCACGCAGTAAAGAGCGGATCCCAGACGCTAAAGGACGCAATAAACGAGGCAATCAGGGACTGGATTACAAACGTAAAGGACACATACTATTTGCTCGGCTCAGCCGTGGGACCTCACCCGTATCCTGTCATGGTACGTGACTTTCAATCGATCATAGGCAAGGAGATAATCCAGCAGATGAAAAAGATAAACAAACATGCGCCAGACACGGTAATTGCGTGCGTGGGAGGCGGCTCCAACGCAATAGGCACGTTTTATCCACTCGTGGAATCTGATGCTGAGATAATCGGAGTAGAGGCTGCAGGAAAGGGCCTAAACACGGAATACCATTCTGCGACGCTCAGTGCCGGCTCAAAGGGGGTACTGCATGGCATGATGACATACCTGCTTCAGGACAAGGAGGGCCAGATAAAAGAAACACACAGTATCTCTGCAGGATTGGACTATCCAGGTGTAGGACCGGAGCACGCATACCTAAAAGATACAAAGCGAGTAAAATACACCAGCATAACTGACAGAGAGGTAATTGACGCGTTCTTACTTTTAACAAGGACCGAGGGAATAATCCCCGCACTTGAATCCGCTCACGCAGTAGCTCATGCAGTAAAAGTTGCAAAATCAAAACCAAAATCAGAAACGATTGTCGTGACGCTCTCAGGAAGAGGGGACAAGGACGTAGAGGTGGTAGAAGAGTATGTCAAAAGAAACTTCTAGAATCCGCTCCAAGTTCGCCGAACTTGAATCAAAGAACGAAAAGGCGCTCATCACATATGTGATGGTCGGATACCCAAATGAAAAGAGCACGCTTGCAATAGTAAGGGGACTCGTAAGCGGCGGTGCAGACATAATCGAGCTTGGTTTTCCATTCTCGGATCCTCTGGCAGACGGACCCGTAATCCAGCACGCAAGCACAATATCGCTTGAGCGCGGCACCAACATCAACCAGTTCATTGAGCTGGTAAAAAGAATCAGAAGTGAAAGCAACATACCACTCATACTTATGACATATACTAACATCCTGTACCACAAGGGCTACGACAGGTTCTTCAAGACACTCAAGGATGCAGGAATTGACGGCCTAATCACGCCCGACATGACAGTAGAAGAGTCAGCGCTCTACCACAAGGCTGCGGCAAGGCACAACATGGATACCGTATTTTTGGTCTCCCCAAACACAAAAGAGTCGAGACTCAAAAAGATAATCTCGCAGACGACTGGGTTCCTATATCTGGTTGCAGTGTTTGGTACCACGGGAGTGCAAAACAAGATTCAAAAATACACCCTTGACGCGCTCAAAAACACCAAAAAAATCACAGGCGGCAGAATTCCAGTCGGAATAGGCTTTGGAGTGTCAACGCCAGAGGACGTAAGACATTATGTGAAAAATGGTGCAGATGCAGTAATTGTCGGAAGTGCGCTGATAAAGATGATAGAAAAGACGCCTGCCGCAGGCTTGGAAAACGCAGTGGCATCATTTACCAAAAAGCTAAAGGCCGCCACAAGATAGCTATTTTGAGTATCTTACCTTTAGGGCAAGGAGTATGATGTTAAGCGAAATCGTGCTAACGTTTGCCCCAATTATCACCATGTCCTGTTTCTCTATTCCATAGACTATCCACAAGGACATGCCAATTGAGATCAGAATCATCAAAAGGTACGAGACGTCGTGGAGGCTCTTTGTCTTGTATCCCTTTATTATTTGGGGGATAAAGCTTGACGACACCAATATGCTTGCCACACTGCCAAGTACGGTGAGCCACATTCCCTCAAAAACCAATTCTCTACAAGAAAAAATATGCGCATTAAAATTTTTGTTTATCGTATAAAGAATTAAAAATACCGCCTACAATCTTGAAATGTGCAGACAAAATTCATCTTTGTTACCGGCGGTGTGATGTCTGGACTCGGAAAGGGAGTAGTTACGTCATCCATTGCCAAGCTTTTACAATTATCAAACCAAAAAGTCTCGTGCGTCAAGATCGACCCGTACCTCAACTATGACGCAGGCACGATGAATCCTATTGCGCATGGCGAGGTCTTTGTCACGGAGGACGGAGGCGAGTGCGACATGGACATTGGAAACTATGAGCGCTTCCTCAACCAAAACATCCCAAAGACACACAACATAACGACTGCCCAGATCTACTCCTCGGTGATAGAGGCCGAAAGAAAGGGCGAGTACCTTGGAGCATGCGTGCAGATAATCCCACATGTAACAGACGAGATAAAGCGTCGAATACGCAAGATAGCAGAGGATGAAAAGCTCGACGTCTTGGTCGTAGAGTGCGGCGGAACAGTCGGTGACATTGAAAGCCTGCCGTTTTTGGAGGCACTAAGGCAGATGCGACTTGAGGCAGGCTCGCAGAACGTGATATTTGTGCACGTGACACTTGCGCCGTCCCTTGATGTAGTAGGAGAGCAAAAGACAAAGCCGACGCAGCACAGCGTCCAGGAACTGAGGAGAATAGGTATACAGCCGGATCTGATGGCAGTAAGGTGCTCCTCACCGCTGCAAGAATCCACAAAGAAAAAGATATCCATGTTTACAAACGTGACTGCACAGGACGTGTTTTCGTGCCATGACGTAAAGTCCATCTTCATGGTGCCGCAGATTCTGTATGATCAGGGAATAATAGATACGATATTTAGAAAATTCGGCAAGTTCGGGCTGGTCAACACGTCTGAGAACTGGGACAGGTGGAACGCGATAATAAGATCATTGGATACAACACAGGGTGATGTCAAGATTGCAATGGTTGGAAAGTACGTCACGCTTGCAGACAGCTACGTCAGCGTAAACCATGCACTCAAACATGCAGGGGCAAAGATTGGAAGATCAGTGTCAATTGACTGGATAGACTCGGAGAACATCAACGGTAACGTGGACCAACTGTCAAAATACAACGGAATACTGGTTCCAGGCGGGTTCGGTGTGAGGGGGGCAGAGGGGATAATCTCAACTGCAAACTTTGCGAGGGAGAAGAACATCCCGTATCTTGGAATATGCTTTGGATTTCAGCTTGCGGCAATAGCGTTTGGGCGATATGTGTGTAATTACAAGAATGCAAACTCTACAGAACTTGAGCCGAATACCGCAAACCCGGTGGTGGACCTGCTGCCGGAGCAAAAAACTGTCTCAAACATGGGCGGCTCACTACGACTTGGCGCACACGAAATACACGTAAAGGGAAACACGCTTGCAGCAAAGACGTACAACTCGGACAAGGTAATACGCAGGCACAGACACAGATACGAGATCAATAAAAAATACATTGATGTTTTTGAGAAGAACGGCCTGATATTTTCGGCAGAAAGCGACAATGCAAAGCGAATGGAGATGTTGGAAATACCGTCCCACAAGTTCTACTTTGGGGTCCAGTTCCACCCAGAGTTCAACAGTAGACCTGGATTTCCAGAAGAGTCGTTTGAGGCGTTCGTTAGAGCCTCTGCCAGCTAGTTCAGCCCGTCTTTGGATATCTCGTAGATCTTTTGTCTTGCATCCCTAATTGAGATCTTTTTCTTCACATATCCCTTGTCAAGCAGGTGCCTCAATGCAAGTCGCACCGTTCTGTCTGGAAGCAGCGTCTTTTGTGCAAGCCCTTTTTGCGTCATTGAACCCTCATACTGAAGCGTCTT
Above is a window of Candidatus Nitrosotenuis cloacae DNA encoding:
- the trpA gene encoding tryptophan synthase subunit alpha, translating into MSKETSRIRSKFAELESKNEKALITYVMVGYPNEKSTLAIVRGLVSGGADIIELGFPFSDPLADGPVIQHASTISLERGTNINQFIELVKRIRSESNIPLILMTYTNILYHKGYDRFFKTLKDAGIDGLITPDMTVEESALYHKAAARHNMDTVFLVSPNTKESRLKKIISQTTGFLYLVAVFGTTGVQNKIQKYTLDALKNTKKITGGRIPVGIGFGVSTPEDVRHYVKNGADAVIVGSALIKMIEKTPAAGLENAVASFTKKLKAATR
- the pyrG gene encoding glutamine hydrolyzing CTP synthase, with protein sequence MQTKFIFVTGGVMSGLGKGVVTSSIAKLLQLSNQKVSCVKIDPYLNYDAGTMNPIAHGEVFVTEDGGECDMDIGNYERFLNQNIPKTHNITTAQIYSSVIEAERKGEYLGACVQIIPHVTDEIKRRIRKIAEDEKLDVLVVECGGTVGDIESLPFLEALRQMRLEAGSQNVIFVHVTLAPSLDVVGEQKTKPTQHSVQELRRIGIQPDLMAVRCSSPLQESTKKKISMFTNVTAQDVFSCHDVKSIFMVPQILYDQGIIDTIFRKFGKFGLVNTSENWDRWNAIIRSLDTTQGDVKIAMVGKYVTLADSYVSVNHALKHAGAKIGRSVSIDWIDSENINGNVDQLSKYNGILVPGGFGVRGAEGIISTANFAREKNIPYLGICFGFQLAAIAFGRYVCNYKNANSTELEPNTANPVVDLLPEQKTVSNMGGSLRLGAHEIHVKGNTLAAKTYNSDKVIRRHRHRYEINKKYIDVFEKNGLIFSAESDNAKRMEMLEIPSHKFYFGVQFHPEFNSRPGFPEESFEAFVRASAS
- the trpB gene encoding tryptophan synthase subunit beta; amino-acid sequence: MKIRFPRDGRFGEFGGKYIPETLVPAIEELEASYLKYKNDAAFKKELNYYLTEYAGRPTPLYYAKNLSEKIGGAKIYLKREDLLHGGAHKINNTLGQALLAKRMKKTRIIAETGAGQHGVATAMACAALGLKAEVYMGYKDTIRQKLNVFRMNLLGCEVHAVKSGSQTLKDAINEAIRDWITNVKDTYYLLGSAVGPHPYPVMVRDFQSIIGKEIIQQMKKINKHAPDTVIACVGGGSNAIGTFYPLVESDAEIIGVEAAGKGLNTEYHSATLSAGSKGVLHGMMTYLLQDKEGQIKETHSISAGLDYPGVGPEHAYLKDTKRVKYTSITDREVIDAFLLLTRTEGIIPALESAHAVAHAVKVAKSKPKSETIVVTLSGRGDKDVEVVEEYVKRNF
- a CDS encoding anthranilate synthase component II; this encodes MKFLIIDNYDSFVYNIAQILGEIGVESEVIRNDKITLDQIVKNKYDAIIISPGPGTPEDKKYFGVCSDVITKLGPTTPILGVCLGHQGIIHAFGGKVVNAGNVRHGKTSPIKHFDDSIFAGVKNPFRATRYHSLVGDKTIIPDVLKVTAFAEDDGEVMGVSHKKYLIEGVQFHPESILTTEGKKILENFVKRIKK
- a CDS encoding indole-3-glycerol phosphate synthase TrpC, whose amino-acid sequence is MRQPAKDSGGEDTIEQILKKLVANSQKAISEGTYEISESLEKSPFDLIDSIRANRHASLITEVKFSSPSLGNIRDVSDPVKIAQSMVNGGALALSVLTQPHLFNGSPKYFMEIRKQLKVPMLMKDIVIDKVQIDAARKIGADYMLLIQSLFDSGELSEIDEFVDYGHKNGLKVLVESHTKEEFQNSLKTEADMIGINNRNLDTLEIDINTTKKLLDGHKKDRVIVSESGIESPNDILFLKGCGADAFLIGSSIMKSSDIEQNVRSLVHAF
- a CDS encoding SemiSWEET family sugar transporter yields the protein MVFEGMWLTVLGSVASILVSSSFIPQIIKGYKTKSLHDVSYLLMILISIGMSLWIVYGIEKQDMVIIGANVSTISLNIILLALKVRYSK
- the trpD gene encoding anthranilate phosphoribosyltransferase, which gives rise to MISELIAKVQGGQDLHHDEMSHAMDYLLSDGVSDKEKAEFLRFLAKKGETNDELYAMLEKMDGLGVHISPRCAGTLIDVCGTGGDRLSTFNISTTASFVIAASGGYVAKHGNRSVSGVSGSADIFEYFGYDLSASPERVTQILEENRIAFLFAQKFHPAMKHVAAARRLLGTRTAFNLLGPLCNPAGVKNQLIGVFSDDLLQRVVMILKRHGAQNIMTVRSEDGLDELSTSSKNKICLLKDGKIETRTINPHEYGLHDASIRDLQVSSKQDAIKAFLSVLDGTANRSMKEITILNSAAGLIVANIADDFGDGIEMSRQALESGTAYSFFSKFVANCGNPQKIAEAKTP